The genomic stretch tacccaaggtaacctcttaaaagactaatattattagatttagaacaatattaatcttactaaaaatgagccaaaatatttgttttggtATCTTGTTTTTCGGCCAAAAGAAGGGAAGAAAATggagtatttttctctctaaaatttctataagCTTTAGATGTTGAAAGGAATGAATGAATCACACTAGTAATGGTTGTGTATATTAGAAAAAATAGagtaaaaacccttggcttttaccatgctaaaaccggttggagggaagGAGGATGCTCAATGCATGagcaagtttttctacccaataaatcataggtatgcatggttatattaggttgtaatcatcatgtttttcacttaaaaataatcaacacaatttaaacctaatactccctccattttcggcacttatataaaatgggaggtccattttatatttgtcaattgtcacatgttactagtcatgtgtaattgtaatgtatttttaacatattaaaaatcaacgtattaataaaaatacgtcatgtacaaaatcgacttagtaattcataattacttgtaccaaaacggtttatcaattataaatcacaacgtcttgtatttataataaattattcattcagtttcaattatttcataaacaataattttatctaagtaataaaacaatttgattacttagaccgtatcttatttaatcgaattataataagacacgtcaataatactcacaaaatcgtccgtcaattttaagcaatttaattaacccgtatcgacatacgatcaattaaataatcaattaagagtgtcaccctttaggtatgacctaaggggatcaactgatcaccaccgtcgcatgacagtaatgtcaaactctagtcagccaatcattaccgatatgtgtggaccagttgactgtaaaatattacatcccacatgtattcttaaaatgagatttaaacatgtgatcatcatgtcaacaattgtgatcgcattattgtcggaggacacatattccaacagacacatgttagggtttttgcttgcaaaaacccggaagtctagcttaacaaccaagttgcgaccaccttgtgagaccgtgttaggcccgagacttgacctaagttcgacatagctactaaaatgtgaggataTAGCCTCCATATGGTCGGTCAATCAAACCGGTCCCGTTTAGGTCatgagagtagttctccttacgtggtatgttatgtcaaaacgcataagtatggtgctCATTCTTTACCGTAGAAGTGTCGATGTGCATGTTAagacaattttgttcaaataaagtagCCTCTCATAGCCAAATAAGCTTATTTTTCACTTATTTGACCATCTTTCCCTTTTGTTTACCCAATTTGTGCATAAGCCTTGTCATTTCATTTGCCAATAAAATAACTACGTTTCATAAACACTTAACCTTTGTTGAGTAGTTTGTCTTTGTAGTTGTTTTGAGGAGTATAATTGGGTAGGAAATTTGATCTTTATTAAGGTGTGTTGGAGTTGGAGGTTGCTCAAAAACTTAAGTATGATaacatttgtcccacattggaagaaTAATGGGGGAATGTTATGTTTATATATGAAGGTGGGTTAACAAGTGTTAACTAGACTATAGAGGATAGACTATAGTCTCCCCACGCGCGCCGCCGCTGCCGCCCGCTCGGCTCGTGTGGCGTGCGTGGTGTGGTGGGGCTCCTTTTTGCTGTTGGTCCGAACTTTTACATCGGATTCTTTCTAGTTGGTGTGTTTTTTATTACACAATCAATTCCGCATTCATTGTCCGATTTTATGGTCATTAATCTCAGAATCAATACCATTAATTTTCTGACTGTTGGAGGAGCCTTTCTTCTGCTATATAAACCTCTGTAATCCACACTCTTCATACATAACTAAAATCACAtaaacttcttcttctcttttcatCTCTTAAATATTTTGTCATATTGAGAACAGTTCCCACTTCCGTCTTTGGTGTGCAACATAGTGCGGAAGGACGTGTATTTTATCTTGTAGTATATTTATATATACTATATATTTCATTTTAGGCTGATAATTTCATATTAAAAAGATTTGTAGGTGTACTTATTTTAATTTTAAGTTTATAAAACTAATATGAAAGTCAATTTGGTGTTAATTGGAGCTAATTTTTTATCCGGTCATCCACCTAATTGCTTCAATATCGGGTCATGGGTCAAGTCGGTCAATTCAGTTCGGGTTGGGTCTAGTTCACCCAATTTTTGAATTCTATTAGCTCAGTTGTTAGACGATTTGGGTCACATTTCTCAGGCCGAGTCTGGTTTTTGCCAGATCTAGTACGGAATAAACCTGGCTTGACCCGACCTGACACTCGAACTTGACCCTAATTTTTTATTGTTACAAACTAATTATTATCcacaaataacttgataatagttaACCCATAAATAACCAGGACCCGATATAACCTGGCCCAACCCAAAATTAACTGACCCAATTAATCCGTTTATCAGTCCTTAAAAGTTGACCTCCGGATGTCCCGTGGCGGTGTAGCTTACTACTAGGCCTAGCAGTTTGTACATATTGTACCTAGACACAAAACACACGAGAGTACTTAACCTTTGAGACACTTTTAGAAGTAGTGTGTCGTCCGCAATGCGTCCCTTGTATCGGAGGGAGAGTCAACATTTTTGGCTTTCCATCTTCTCCAAATCCCACTTTACAACTTGCTCCGTAATTGCTACCACCATCTCCTCTCTTTTTAAAACTTAGCCACCACCCTCCATTTCCTACCATTTTTCCTCAACATACCCATTTTATATCTCCGcctcaattccaattccaatttcAATTCGACGATATCACTAATCACTAAAATGTCTTCAATGACCAAACTCCACCATTTATCACACCACGAACCCACTTTACTAACCCATCTAATAAAACCCAAAACCCACACCCGGGTTTTTCTCAACCTAACCCAAAACCCGAACCCGAACCCGAAACCAGTACActgcaccaccaccaccgcctcaATCTCACCCTTCACAGAAAAAAACTCACTCCAAATCCTCCAAAGAGAACAATGGGTTTCCAACGGGCCGCCATCATTTGATGACGGCCCGAAAATTGACGCGGATAGTAATGATATAGCATTGCAACTCCCGGAGCTGAAGAAGCTCTTGGAGGTACTGAAGGATAGAAGGGAGACACGTTACGGAGATGAGGAAAAAcaaggtggtggtggtgttgggaaTGTGTTCTTGGTAGGTACTGGACCGGGTGATCCGGACCTTCTTACGGTTAAAGCGCTTAAACTTATTCAATCTGCGGATCTTTTGTTGTATGATCGTCTTGTTTCGCATGATATTTTGGATTTGGTTGGGGATAATGCCAGGCTTCTTTATGTTGGCAAGACTGCTGGTTATCATAGTCGAACGCAGGTCGCATTCTAATTTCATTgccttttttatttattttttttttccaaaaattgGTTTACATTTGGTTAAAATACTTCGTATTTGAATGGGTAGTTAGACCATTGTATGCATACAATATGATTAGTGTACTTATTATTAAACAAGGTGCGTAACATGgaatgttgtttgttgtgtttatGCCACAGTCTCATTTTAGTTTTTGTGGGATTACTCCCTcttccctctgtcccggtcatttgttgtcttttttcattttgaggtgtcttagtcaattgttgtcttttctattttaagaatgaacttaatgagcaatttgatcattcacactcaatttgtgtcacttgtcatttagttattggctcccttctctttccttagtctttgagccaaaaccaaaggacaacaattgaccggggacggagggagtatattttagtAGTGTGATATGGTGTTATAAATGAATTTTagctttggatgacattaagggcatgaTTGGTTGGGAGTTGAGGAGTAATTCCAATTGTAGGTTTGCTTGAATTGAGAGTAATGGACAAAGACGACCCCATTGTGAAGTTTAAAACAAATGAGAAGTGAGGGAAGTTATGGTGGTAAAGGGGAGACGGAGGGAAAAGGTTTTCTCCCATACTTAGAGGTCCATTACTTGATTAATGGGGTCGTCTTTGTCCAAAATGTGTAATCTAATGTCCATATTTTATCATATAATGTGATGATGGACGGTAGAGACTGAAAAACATCTGACTCGTATTTTCTTTTATATTTTTCCCGtcattttataaaataaaatatggttCCTTAGATCATGTTTAGGAGATAATCCTTTGTCAAAGATGAAAGAGCAGTGAAGGGAGTATGAAGTAGTCATTAGCAACTATTGCTCTATTTAAAGGTAATGTAGGGTGGTCCGTAGCTATTACCCTTTTTTGAGCTCATTATGATAGTCTCACCTCCTTCTCTTTATCCGCCATCACCATGCCTCTGAGTTTATTTCCTCCTCCGTTGCACTCATAAGAATTTATCGCTATTTAGCAAGCCAGATAATGTTGTGTGTGGCATTTAGTAGGGGTGGAGGGGAAATGACGCATAGACGTAGGAAAGACGGGTAAAGGAAAAGTGGCAAGCAACTAAATGAGTTTTCAATGATCAACATTAGTGTATGTAAGCGTTTGTTACATGACGGTAGGTAATGAATTTCAGTCCCCACATAACTCTACTGTCCCTCCCTTTCATGTTTCATCGTATGTGTGATTTCCTTCAACCAAACATTCACTTATTGTCTCTAGAGTTGAGACCTAATTGTTTGTATTTTAAGTGCTCATAAGTTGTGCAACGGTGTGATAAATTCATTACTCCGTATTTGGTTCTTGAGAGTTTTATCGGAGCCATATCTTGACATTTATTGTGGAGTCAGTGATTTTAGTACTTAACAACGATTATATGTACATATGCTAAAGTGTATGAGTAAAAAAGTTGAGTAACATTTAGTGATAGAATAGGATTGTCGAAGCTAGCTTTTAGAATCTTTGAAATAGTGTCATACTCCCTCTGccccagtcatttgttgtccttttccatttttgggcgtctcagtcaattgttgtcctttctattttaggattgcagatcatgagtaatttgatcattcacactcaatttggtccacttatcTTCTTATAATTGGCTCTCTTCccattccttggtctttgtgcaaaaagtaaaggacaacaattgaccgggacagagggagtagtagATACATCTAGTATACCTGCTCAACAAACTTCCCGGTTGTCCAAAAACTCAAAATGTGAAGTCTTGTCTAATGAATAACACCCCCCCAATTAGATGTTTTTTTCTTCACTTCATTCAATCAAGTTTTTCATAAtacgtttcattttttttttaaaagttatTCTATTTCTTCTTTTCAGGAGGAGATTCACGAATTGCTTTTGAGTTTTGCTGAAGCTGGAGCTAATGTAGTTAGACTTAAAGGTGGTGATCCCCTCGTAAGTTTCTTACTAATAAACTGTCTATATACTTACATTTCTTTCAATTGAATATATTCGCATTGTAAGACAATTTTAGTGACATGGCTTCTTGTATCAGATTTTTGGAAGGGGCGGAGAGGAAATGGATTTCTTGCAGCAAAAGGGGATTCAAGTCAAAGTCGTTCCAGGTATCTCGTTTTCTATTGCCTCCCTTCTTGTTtctcgttctctttttttttgtgcGCTTATATTCTTCTATCTTATCTTTGACCATTGTTTGTGTTTCATTTTCTTCTTCTATATGCTTTCTTTTGTTTACTAATGCCGATGCTTCAAGGCTGAAGAAAACATTGTATTACAATACTTGCTTGTTTGCTATGCGATCATGCTATGGAGGAATAGAAATGCCTTTTTGTTTGCTTTTAGTCGAAATTCTCCACTTGAATTTCATGATAATACTACTCCATTCATATTCTCAATTTTTTTTCTCTAATTTCCGATGGTACTGAATGACACCTATTACAGTGGCAGTTAGTGGTTACATAAATTTATTTGAAAAGCCAGATGTTTGATGGTAGGGCTATATTAGGCATTCCGCCGTAAAATACTCTCGCAAAACCCATTATCATTCCTGTTTTTTCCATTTTATGACCTCATATCAAATAAGCCTCAAATAGTGGTTCTAAAATGCCTTATTTTCTCAGGTATAACAGCTGCTTCTGGTATAGCAGCAGAGCTGGGAATTCCATTGACCCACCGAGGCATCGCTAACAGTGTCAGGTATCTCACTGGACACTCAAGGAAAGGAGGAAGTGATCCATTGTATGTTGCTGAAAATGCTGCTGATCCTGATTCTACGTTAGTTGTCTATATGGGTTTGTCAACCCTCCCGTCTCTTGCCCAAAAACTGATGCAACATGGCTTACCGATCAACACTCCCGCTGTTGCTGTGGAAAGAGGGACAACTCCTCAACAGCGAATGGTAATTGTTGAATAACCTTTGTAGAGTTCCTATTTTTGTAGGATCTACCCTTCCATGTAGGGTAATAGATGAGCTTTTTTGCATGACATACGCACACAATATGATATGAGTAACCATCTACTTCGAACTAGCTTTTTGAGTGTAAATGATGACAAAAGGGCAGTCAGGTCAACAATTCAGGTCTCTTTCTGAGTCTCGAGTCAGGCTTGTTGCGTAAGGTCAATTTGGCCATGTCCTACTCTAAGGTGCTCCATTGATATCTTTTTTCTTGAGCAGTAAATCGGCAGTTGTGTACTTTTCCCTTTAGGAATATTTACAAACCTTGTACCGAGCAGGCGAGCATCAAACTTAGTTTTCTGGCCTCACTTCTACGTCATTTTTCCTCAAGGGTAgaccttgattttttttttttttttttttttatattttagtCTCAGAAGCTTAGAAATGTCTGATTCTGATACGATAGTGCTGACGAGCAAAAAATATATTGCAACTGAAAATTCATTTGTGCAGGTTTTTGCTGAGCTGAAGGATCTTGCAGAAAAAATTGAGAATGCTGAATTAATCTCACCAACACTTATAATTATTGGAAAGGTTGTTGCCCTCTCGCCACTATGGACGCTCTCTTGTGACCAAGTAACCGAGCTTTTGGAGGCAAAGTAGGAACATAGTATGCACATCTCGAGAGATATCCATGACACAGTGGTCGTATTATGGCTATCTGTTTTGGTCAGTTCTACTCCGTTGCCATTGCGTTGCTTTGGTGGAGGTTTATTTGTTTGCACATTCCTCAAGAAAATTGGAAGATGTATCAAGCTTCGCCATGCTTCTCTCTCCTGTGCATCATCGTATTTATGCACTTGTGTGATTGTCTCCTTCGTCATAAAATGTTGCACATATCTGATCGTCTCTGGCTGTAAGTTGTAACAATTGCAAATTTGCAATGAATGTAGGATTAAGGATGCATCATATTTGTATCGCTCAATTTTGGTGATCGTACATCCTCGTATGGAGGTTTCAGGCTGTAACTGAACTGTACTGATACTCGATAAATTGGCATTTCACACTGATGTAATAATAATGTCCGTGGTCAAGGCATAGTTTAGGCAAATTGATGATTCTTGCATCGCAAATTGAAAAACCATGTACTCTGCAGTTGTATTTGTATCTAACAacatttaaaaaaagaaaaaaaaatctatCATGGCGGCAACGCCTCCAAATGCATGTCATAATCGTTATGAGTTCAACACAGTAAAAGTTAATAATCATACAAAACCAAGTGATTCTTCCAAATGATTACGGATTAAGATTTAAATTTACTGCATGCCTTGCTTAACTCGGTCTCTTGGATAGGAAGTAAAAGTTACAACTCGTCTAAGAAGAAAAAAAGATGCCAACTTACAAATTAGTTACcaagtagtaaaaaaaatgttGTATTGCAATATGTACAATTTTTCATGTAATTGATATGATACAGAAATTACAGTGGTACAAACAATTTAATCAAATTAATGGAAAGAATGAACAAATTACATTTGCAAATTATGTTACTATTGTGAAAAGCTGGAGTATACAGATCTCGTGCGATGCTATCGAAAGCACAAGCATGAATACCCGACCAAAGAAGTTGCGCTGTAATACGGATATTATAGATACTTGGTTAGAAGGTTTAGAAGGAAGGAAGACTTGAATGCAGATACCATCGGCCTCATGAGAAGTTTTGTTTTGTAGTATTGCACATACACTCGGCCACAGGATATTTGGTAACATCTCTTCCTGGTTTACTTGTCCTGAGCTCGGGCTGCCCTAAAGAGTCTCGGTGCAGTTCTCTTACAATATTGTTGAACTCTATTTCAGGCAGAGAAGAATCTAGAAAGTAAGGTAACATGTGCCGCTTGTTTGGTGTTATATGCTTCTTGTGCCCAGCATACGCCCTGTGCCCCTGTATCAACAAGTGGAATTTAGTTCCAAAAActgattttgaaaaaaaattcattcTGGCAGTTCTATGAACAAAGACAGAAAAGGGAATAATATGTAATTCAAATCAAGGCCTGGCTCAGTAGGCCGCGTTTGCCAGACATGCTCTAATGATCTGTAATACCTGGATTAGATTAACGTGACTCTGGTCGAAGTCAAATAGGGCATTCCTGAAAAGTTGTAGGGTGAATCTAGCTTCAAATACGTAGTGACATACTGACATTTATATCCTATGCGCTTGAAAAAGCTGGTAGCAAGTTGATACAGCTAAACGAGATGTCTTAGGGTCACATTCCTCGAAATGCAAAGTGTTAAAACTCGGGATTGAGAGCTTTACTGCCATTATGGTCCTATCTGTCTAGAATCCGCACAAAACCAGATGGTTTACATACCCAAAAAGTAGTGATCTATATATAGAAAATGCAAAGAAAGCAGTTTCTGTCCTAATAAGCCATGATCTATCCACTTATAGTATCTAGATAATTGCAGATAACTCAAAATATTGACTTCATACAATAAAAGATTGACGAATTCTTTAGCAATTTGAAAACAATGAAAGTCAATGAAGATCAGATGATGCTTACCTGGATTGCATGTCCCATGTTTCCCCCATGAGATGCCATAAATACATCACTCTTCTCACAAACTATATAGTCGATAGCAGCCATGAAGGAGGCCCTATCTGCTAATGGCTGTAGTTCACCGGGTAATGCTAGATCTTCCTTGTTGTAAAAGAAAGGAAACTCTCGGGTGAGAGGCAGCAAGGCATCACTACCGCCAAGAGGTTGTCCTCCAGCCCAATATATTCTGGCACTCTTTGGAGCCCCAAGAGCTTTAAGCAGCCTAAACCAATGAGGAAAGGGGAGGAAAGAGATCATTAGCTAACTAAGCTTTGGAGTTTGGACACTGGACAACCACGAGAACGTAAATGTGAAATCCTAACCTGGCAACCTCTTGGGCATTCAATGGGCAAAGTCCAGCAAGCTTTCTGTCATGGGCAGTCATGTTAGACTTGGCAGTAAGAAGCTTAGGGCGTTGCTTCCTCTCGTTATTTACAAGTTCATCGTAGTCTGGGCTCAATCCGGGAGAACAGCCCGTTCTTATCCACACGTCTTTCTCCATGCGCAGATGAAGAGCGACATATGGGCCTTTGCTGCTCATTCTCTCAGCAATCGTGTTGCCGAGCTGTTGAATGTGGGGGGCAAACTTCAGTGCGTGAAAGGCTACCTTGCAGCGAAGCTTCTGAAGATCAGATGAGAGATCTTTAGAGAGCCTGGCATCTAGACCACGGAGTAGCAAAACACCATTTCGTCTCAACTGCAGAAATGAAAATGTTGGTTCATTAGATACACATAAATACATAATCCTCCCATCTATAAAAGGGTAGGTGTTCAGAAGCTAAATCTATGTTTTGCTTCTGATCCAAGCCGAGGTTATTACAGTAGGTTCAGACATACACCATTTCTTAGAAGGCTTATGACTATTTCGCTCTTAACGCGTGACAATCAAACACGTGCTCACTAAATGAATGTTCACTAAGCTAACCAAAACCACTTCTGAATCACAAACTTGAATAtatctcaaacttcaaattgtaATGAAGTGTTCACGGCCTTCGGAATAGGCCTGTTCACAAACCCTGATGACTTgcatgattaacaacttcaaccgTTGAAGTGGGGGGAAATGAGAGACATATATAGTTCCTCAGAAATCAGAATGTACAATAGCTTCCCTTTTAAGATGCATTTATAATTGTGGAAATAGAAACTGACTAGGAAACCAATAGAAGGGGGTTGGTTCAATAATAGAAATTCTACCCTAGAATGGTAATGTTCCCGTATCCAGCGAGGGGAAGCATGCAACGGAGTCTGACTCTCTTCCAAGGGCCTCGTCCTCAAATGCGTAGATGGAAGGGAGGAAACAATTCGAACATCATCCGCAAGTACTCTCTTGAAGTGTTCCAAATCAAATATATCTGAAAACTCGCTGCACGAACAAAAATCATCAAATTATAACATTCAACATAAACCAAAAAAAATATCACCAACTACATTAGTCACACAAACTGGCAACTACAGCAGTTACACAAATTCTTGTAAAAAAAACCCTGAAAGAAAGTATTTAGTCAAACCAACCAACCTATATATGAATCTTTCGTGAAAAATCTATTCTTGTCCATCCTCCTAACTGTCCTaatcaataaaagaactatgaaTCTCCCGTATTATGAATATTTGGTTTAAAAAGATCAATTTTTCCCCAAAGATTCATTACGAGTATATTACTAACTCGTACGACCATACAATTATAACTTAGCTTAGTTAGTAAAGTCACGAGAAGTATTCAAGAACTACGTTTGAATCCCGTCAGCATCAATCAAATTTGCACTTGCGGCTGTACATACCAAAAGAAATGGCTCCTTAACACTCTAAACACTAATTCTCACGTGAGACGGTTGTTATACTCCGTATATGTTACGAAGTATTTTACTTTTTCTATTTTTAGTTAATTTCTATCGTATTACTCAAGACCGTCTCTAGAAGACTTGCTGAAGCAGTCAACCTAACTAaaactaccaaaaataaaccaCAAACAATAAAGATAATCAAGACCCTAACAAAAATAATCAAATTTCAAATCTACTTATCCGAGAACACGCGTTAGAAAAACCGTAATACAAATAATAATCATAAACGAACCTTTCATCACCCCAGATAGGATTAACTTGAAGAACAGGAGCAACAAGAGCAGCACCAAGAATCCTCGCAATAACAACAGCATCAACAATCTGATTCCTCTGTTGATTCATTCCACCACTAACTACC from Silene latifolia isolate original U9 population chromosome 2, ASM4854445v1, whole genome shotgun sequence encodes the following:
- the LOC141642346 gene encoding O-fucosyltransferase 20-like yields the protein MGKDGKKPKQSAYITVPSEIINSLSSTSLNSLLLSPKKSSSSKKSIKYSYSLIKNPKFLIFSLFLISFLGMLTLYYNNLTLLPLTPSFATPPPPCDNRRDAAAVAEAKFATVEKTETTSFWEQPEDLGYRPCMEFSEVYRNEGEEIRKDRSKYLMVVVSGGMNQQRNQIVDAVVIARILGAALVAPVLQVNPIWGDESEFSDIFDLEHFKRVLADDVRIVSSLPSTHLRTRPLEESQTPLHASPRWIREHYHSRLRRNGVLLLRGLDARLSKDLSSDLQKLRCKVAFHALKFAPHIQQLGNTIAERMSSKGPYVALHLRMEKDVWIRTGCSPGLSPDYDELVNNERKQRPKLLTAKSNMTAHDRKLAGLCPLNAQEVARLLKALGAPKSARIYWAGGQPLGGSDALLPLTREFPFFYNKEDLALPGELQPLADRASFMAAIDYIVCEKSDVFMASHGGNMGHAIQGHRAYAGHKKHITPNKRHMLPYFLDSSLPEIEFNNIVRELHRDSLGQPELRTSKPGRDVTKYPVAECMCNTTKQNFS
- the LOC141642345 gene encoding S-adenosyl-L-methionine-dependent uroporphyrinogen III methyltransferase, chloroplastic, yielding MSSMTKLHHLSHHEPTLLTHLIKPKTHTRVFLNLTQNPNPNPKPVHCTTTTASISPFTEKNSLQILQREQWVSNGPPSFDDGPKIDADSNDIALQLPELKKLLEVLKDRRETRYGDEEKQGGGGVGNVFLVGTGPGDPDLLTVKALKLIQSADLLLYDRLVSHDILDLVGDNARLLYVGKTAGYHSRTQEEIHELLLSFAEAGANVVRLKGGDPLIFGRGGEEMDFLQQKGIQVKVVPGITAASGIAAELGIPLTHRGIANSVRYLTGHSRKGGSDPLYVAENAADPDSTLVVYMGLSTLPSLAQKLMQHGLPINTPAVAVERGTTPQQRMVFAELKDLAEKIENAELISPTLIIIGKVVALSPLWTLSCDQVTELLEAK